Below is a window of Myxococcota bacterium DNA.
GGTGATCGCGATCGGCAACCCGTACGGCCTCGAGGGCTCGGTGTCACTGGGCATCGTGTCTGCCAAGGGCCGCGACCTGCGCACCGAGCAGCTGCTCAACGACTTCATCCAGACCGACGCCATGATCGACCACGGCTCGTCGGGCGGCCCGCTGATCAACTTGAAGGGCGAGGTGATCGGCATCAACTCGCGCGGCCAGGGCCGCGGCATCGGCTTCACCATCCCGATCGACACCGCCAAGCGTGTGGCCGGCGACCTGCTCGACCAGGGCCGGATCGCGCGCGGCTACCTGGGAGTCACTCTGCAGCCGCTGCCGCGCGACCTCGCCCGATACTGGGGCGAGCCCGGCGTGCACGGCGTGGTGGTGGGCTCGGTGGCGCACGACTCGCCGGCCGAGCACGCGGGGCTCCAGGTCGGCGACGTGATCACCAAGTTCGACGGCGAGACACTCCACGCCGAGAAGGAAGAGGACCTGGGCCAGTTCCAGCGCCTGGTCGCGCAGCGCAGCGCGGGTCGCGCCGTGAACATCGAAATCGTGCGCGGCGGCGCGAGCAAGACGCTGCACGCCTCGCTCACCACGCAGCCCAAGTTCGTGCCCGACGAGCAGGAGACCCAGCACGGCTTCACCGTGGAGGAAGTCACCGAGTCGAGCTTCCGCGGCCAGCGTCTGCCGCAGCGCGAGGGCGTGCTCGTGTCGTACGTGGAGAGCGGATCCGAGGCCGACGAGGCGGGCATGGAGCGCGGCGACCTGATCGTGGAGCTCGAGAAGTCTCGGGTCGCCACGCTCGACGAGTTCCGCAAGGCGCTGGGCGGTCTGCCCAGCGACAAGCCGTTCCTGGTGCGCGCGCTGCGCGGCGACGACACGCGCTTCCTGCTTCTGTCTCCGCGCGCCGTGACTCGCGGCGACAAGTCGGCCGGCACCAGCCCGAGCGCGCGCTAGGCGCTTGAGAGCTCGGCCGGCGTGCCGGGCATCGCGCGCCAGTGTCTCGGCGTGCGGCCGAAGCGCGCGCGGAAGCGCCCGCCCAGCGCCTGCGCGAAGGCGTCCGCGTGCGCCGCGTCGACCCAGTGCAGGGTGCAGCCGCCGAAGCCCGCGCCGGTCATGCGCGCGCCGGCACAGCCCAGGAGTGCGCGCGAGTCGGCCACCAGCGCGTCGGCCTCGGGGCAGCTCACCTGGTAGTCGTCGCGCAGGCTTTCGTGCGAGGCGAACAGGCATTCGCCCGCCGCTGCGAGGTCGCCGCGCGCGACGGCCTCGGCGAACTCCGCGACGCGCCGGTTCTCGCTCACGACGTGGCGCGCGCGGCGCAGGGCCACCGGGTCGAGCGCGCCGGCCAGCCGGGGCAGCTCGGCGGCTGCCAGCTGCGAGAGCGAGGCCAGCGGCCGGGCCAGCGCCGCCTGAGCGCCCGCCAGCGCGCGCGCGCACTCGGCGCGGCGCTCGGCATACTTGCCGGCGCGCAGGCTGCGCTCCACGCCCGTGTCGAAGATCAGGATCGCGTGTGAGTCGGGAAGCTCCACGGCGCGCGTCTCCAGCGTGGCGCAGTCGAGCCAGAGCGCGCTGTCGCGCCGGCCGCACAGCACCGCGTAGTGGTCCATCAGCCCGCACGGGACGCCCGCGAACTCGCTCTCGGCGCGCTGGCACAGGCGGGCGAGCTCCGGCCGCTCTTCGGGCGCCACGTGGCGTCCTGCCGCAGCCAGGAGCGCCAGGGCGCTGGCCGCGAGCAGCGCCGCCGAGCTCGAGAGACCCGCGCCCTGCGGCAAGTCACTCTCCACGTGCAACTCGAATCCACTCTCCGGCAGCCAGCCGGCAGCCGCGAGCGCACGCGCCATGCCGCGCGGATAGTCGAGCCAGTCACTGGCGGGCGGCGCGTCGAGCTCGGCCGCCGCGTCCGGGCGCTCGCGCGAGCGCCCGGTCACCCGCCGGTCGTCGCGCAGCGCCACGCGCACGCGCGTGTCCAGGTCGATCGGCGCCGGCAGCACCAGGCCCCCGTTGTAGTCCGTGTGCTCGCCGATCCAGTTGACCCGCCCGGGGGCGCGCGCCCGCGTCTCGCCGCTCTTTCTCGCCATTGCCAAATGCCCTAGCGTGCAGCCCCCATGCGCCCGTCCCTGCTCGTTTTCGCGGCCTGCGCTGCGGCCTTCTGGCCCGCACTTGCCGCCCGCGCCGACCGCGAGTCGCGGCGCACGCCGGTGGTCGCCGCGGTCGAGAGCGCCACGCCCGCCACCGTGAATATCACCTCCACCCAGGTTGTCGTAGACCAGGCGAATCCGTTCCTGCGCGGCGACCCCATGTTCGACGAGTTCTTCCGCCGCTTCATGAACCCGCGCGCGAGCACCGCGCAGAGCCTGGGAACGGGCGTGATCATCACCAAGGATGGCTTCGTACTCACCAACGAACACGTGCTCGCAGGCGCTACACAGATCCGCGTCACGCTGTCCGATGGCCGGCAATTCGACGCGGAGCTGGTGGGCGGAGACCCCGCGTCCGACCTCGCAGTGGTGCGCATCAAGACACAGGATCCCCTGCCCACGCCGAAGCTCGGCGACTCCGACGACCTCATGATCGGCGAGAGCGTGATCGCGATCGGCAACCCCTTCGGCCTGAACAGCACCGTCACCACCGGCGTGCTGTCTGCCACCAATCGCTCGATCCGGGGCGACGGCCGCGAGTACCACGGCTTCCTGCAGACCGATGCCAGCATCAACCCCGGTAACTCGGGTGGTCCGCTGCTCAACATGGACGGCGAAGTGATCGGCATCAACACCGCGATCCTCGGCAACGCGCAGGGCATCGGCTTCGCGATCCCGATCAACCGCGCGCGCCGGATCGTGAACGACCTGATCGCCCACGGCGAGGTGCAGGCGACCTGGTTCGGCATCTGGCTGCAGGAGCTGACTCCCGCGCTGCGCGACGCCATGGGCTCGGACCAGGCCACGGGCGTGCTGGTCTCGAACGTCTTCGAGGGAACCCCCGCGGCGTCGGCCGGGATCCAGCGCGGTGACATCGTGACCGACCTCGACCGGTCGCCCGTGCACTCGCGCCGCGAGTTCTACGAGATCTCGCGCAGCATCACGGTCGGCGACCGCGCGCGCGTGTCGCTCGACCGCAGCGGTCACAAGCTCGCGCTCGAGCTCGAGGCCGCGCCCTTCCCCGAGGCCCGCGCCGACGAGCTCGCGCAGGTGCTGCTCGGGCTCGACCTGGCCGAGCGCACGCCCGCGCTGGCCAAGCAGTACAAGCTCCAGTCCGACCATGGCCTGGTGGTGCAGCGCGTCGTGCCGCACAGCGCCGCCGAGGAGCGCGGCCTGCGCCCCGGCGACCTCGTGCTCAAGCTGGGGCAGGATCGCATCGATGACCGGAGCGCCCTGCGCAAGGCGATCCCCAGGATTCTCGGCCAGGACGGGGTCGTGGTCGTGGTTCAGCGCGGCCGTGGAATCGGCAGCGTGATGCTCGAGCTCTGGTGAGCGTCGAATCGGCAGAGCCAAGGAGATAGAAGACATGTCGAAGGCCTCTCGTCATCTCGTTTCGCTGTGCAGCGCACTCTTGCTGCTGGCCGGCATCGCCGCGCCGCTGCAGCGCGCGTCCGCCGAGGTCCCGAAGCCGTTCTGGACCGAAGGCGAGCCCGGAGATGCGTCCGGCCGGCCCGACTCGTTCGCCGACCTGGCCGAGAAAGTGTCTCCCGCGGTCGTGAACATCAAAGTCGAGCGCAAGCAGAGCATGAAGGGCGGCCCCGAGGAGCTGTTCGAGGAGTTCTTCGGCCAGCAGCGCAAGCCCGGCGAGAAGCCGCACACGCCGCACCAGTTCCGCGTGCCCTCGACCGGGTCGGGCTTCGTCGT
It encodes the following:
- the galK gene encoding galactokinase; translation: MARKSGETRARAPGRVNWIGEHTDYNGGLVLPAPIDLDTRVRVALRDDRRVTGRSRERPDAAAELDAPPASDWLDYPRGMARALAAAGWLPESGFELHVESDLPQGAGLSSSAALLAASALALLAAAGRHVAPEERPELARLCQRAESEFAGVPCGLMDHYAVLCGRRDSALWLDCATLETRAVELPDSHAILIFDTGVERSLRAGKYAERRAECARALAGAQAALARPLASLSQLAAAELPRLAGALDPVALRRARHVVSENRRVAEFAEAVARGDLAAAGECLFASHESLRDDYQVSCPEADALVADSRALLGCAGARMTGAGFGGCTLHWVDAAHADAFAQALGGRFRARFGRTPRHWRAMPGTPAELSSA
- a CDS encoding trypsin-like peptidase domain-containing protein; amino-acid sequence: MRPSLLVFAACAAAFWPALAARADRESRRTPVVAAVESATPATVNITSTQVVVDQANPFLRGDPMFDEFFRRFMNPRASTAQSLGTGVIITKDGFVLTNEHVLAGATQIRVTLSDGRQFDAELVGGDPASDLAVVRIKTQDPLPTPKLGDSDDLMIGESVIAIGNPFGLNSTVTTGVLSATNRSIRGDGREYHGFLQTDASINPGNSGGPLLNMDGEVIGINTAILGNAQGIGFAIPINRARRIVNDLIAHGEVQATWFGIWLQELTPALRDAMGSDQATGVLVSNVFEGTPAASAGIQRGDIVTDLDRSPVHSRREFYEISRSITVGDRARVSLDRSGHKLALELEAAPFPEARADELAQVLLGLDLAERTPALAKQYKLQSDHGLVVQRVVPHSAAEERGLRPGDLVLKLGQDRIDDRSALRKAIPRILGQDGVVVVVQRGRGIGSVMLELW
- a CDS encoding PDZ domain-containing protein, translated to VIAIGNPYGLEGSVSLGIVSAKGRDLRTEQLLNDFIQTDAMIDHGSSGGPLINLKGEVIGINSRGQGRGIGFTIPIDTAKRVAGDLLDQGRIARGYLGVTLQPLPRDLARYWGEPGVHGVVVGSVAHDSPAEHAGLQVGDVITKFDGETLHAEKEEDLGQFQRLVAQRSAGRAVNIEIVRGGASKTLHASLTTQPKFVPDEQETQHGFTVEEVTESSFRGQRLPQREGVLVSYVESGSEADEAGMERGDLIVELEKSRVATLDEFRKALGGLPSDKPFLVRALRGDDTRFLLLSPRAVTRGDKSAGTSPSAR